In one window of Palaemon carinicauda isolate YSFRI2023 unplaced genomic scaffold, ASM3689809v2 scaffold93, whole genome shotgun sequence DNA:
- the LOC137637700 gene encoding uncharacterized protein translates to MTSPRNEPVFQAVLSRPGSLASTSRIALLMALLIGILAPTGGSPIDVQMLNIQPNESVTPTTLLPLSHNRNRRSTAEGSSSSSLRSRYVSTHGFELRLSSGLNYFVRIENGSIVIGLARLGNNDRCMKNHIFQVASLASGDFVVIESNQGGHFLSEQADGTVAIQTDETSDVTSASTTDNRFFRIFKQNEGDRYYVMQNVRSGRYLYVNNDSLSTVSEEEMNEQSSAVQFEIFDCDVISG, encoded by the exons ATGACGTCTCCCCGGAACGAACCTGTGTTCCAGGCAGTGCTTTCCAGACCTGGATCCCTCGCCAGCACTTCCAGAATCGCCCTCCTCATGGCACTCCTGATTGG AATCTTGGCCCCAACTGGAGGAAGTCCTATCGATGTTCAAATGTTAAAT ATTCAGCCTAACGAAAGCGTCACTCCCACGACCCTTCTTCCACTGAGCCACAACAGGAACAGAC GGTCAACAGCTGAAGGCAGTTCCTCCTCCTCTTTAAGGAGCCGATATGTATCCACGCATGGTTTTGAACTCCGGCTGAGCAGTGGTTTGAACTACTTCGTACGTATAGAAAACGGATCCATAGTCATTGGGTTAGCCCGGCTCGGAAATAACGATC GGTGTATGAAAAATCACATATTCCAAGTGGCTTCTCTGGCCAGTGGAGACTTCGTCGTGATCGAGTCGAACCAAGGGGGCCACTTTCTGAGTGAACAGGCTGACGGCACAGTTGCAATCCAG ACTGACGAGACCAGTGATGTGACGTCAGCCTCGACGACAGACAACAGGTTTTTCAGGATTTTCAAACAGAATGAGGGAGACAGATACTACGTCATGCAGAACGTGCGCTCAG GACGTTACCTGTATGTGAACAATGACAGTTTGTCTACAGTCAGCGAGGAGGAGATGAACGAACAAAGTTCGGCTGTGCAGTTTGAAATCTTTGACTGTGACGTCATTTCCGGTTGA